The Corallococcus silvisoli genome has a segment encoding these proteins:
- a CDS encoding TonB-dependent receptor, translated as MRGALWPWGPAAVGLASALAAGSAVAQEPAAAAGESAAPVQESRPAEAPPAAQEPVPATAAAPAGEDDAYVLPEVSVEGEASKYNATQPGVTRLPKAIVDTPQTITVVPERVIQEQQATTLRDALRNVSGITVTVGEGGRQGDSFSLRGFSAQTDTLRDGVRDLGWYTRDTFNLEGVEVYFGPSSVVFGRGSTGGAINLVTKKPKKTSFQDLRLTAGTAPSGRIEADINEALNDTVQVRVSATGQLADVAGRDVVQENRAGISPSVRVALSEKASLELDYFYQREHSIPDYGHPYFNGAPVSTSLDVPRSAWYGVEGSDRERVNVHIGTGRFLYLFGGGSQLTNTLRYGGVDRFSRPTSPRGLTPANAPTTIGRERYETSTDNTYLANQTDLRGVFQTGFLKHTANVGLELTREFRDQYRNNLRATGLPTGPNVPADLYDPDPRPDLSAVSTTFSSSSKTRQWTVGAYAADQIELSRFFEVLGSLRYDIFRTDYTSVNAAQESTRLENKDHLFNWRVGAVAHPAEKTSIYAMYGTSSNPSAEVGTLSSGQERLDPEKNETFELGAKADVVAERLSVSASIFRTDKKNARVANPDPTGPATILEGAQRVQGFNAGIAGTVLPRWNVFANYTFLDSEIRDNPNAFLVGQRLPSTPKHSVSLWTTYGITDALTVGGGAVYQDVTAVNNPANETAVLNKVPNFWRFDAFASYAFTKVDVQLNVYNLTDALYYDAYYSAQATPADARSALLSARVRF; from the coding sequence GTGCGCGGCGCGCTGTGGCCCTGGGGGCCCGCCGCCGTCGGCCTCGCGTCCGCGTTGGCCGCGGGAAGCGCGGTGGCGCAGGAGCCGGCAGCGGCGGCGGGCGAATCCGCGGCCCCGGTGCAGGAGTCTCGTCCGGCGGAGGCGCCGCCCGCCGCGCAGGAGCCGGTCCCCGCCACCGCGGCGGCTCCGGCTGGCGAGGATGACGCCTACGTGCTGCCAGAGGTGTCGGTGGAGGGCGAGGCGTCGAAGTACAACGCCACGCAGCCGGGAGTCACCCGCCTGCCCAAGGCGATTGTCGACACGCCGCAGACCATCACGGTGGTGCCGGAGCGGGTCATCCAGGAGCAGCAGGCGACCACGCTGCGCGATGCCCTGCGCAATGTGTCGGGCATCACGGTGACCGTGGGCGAGGGTGGCCGCCAGGGTGACTCCTTCTCGCTGCGCGGCTTCTCCGCCCAGACGGACACGCTGCGTGACGGGGTGCGCGACCTGGGCTGGTACACGCGCGACACGTTCAACCTGGAGGGCGTGGAGGTCTACTTCGGCCCGTCGTCGGTGGTGTTCGGCCGCGGCTCCACGGGCGGCGCCATCAACCTGGTGACGAAGAAGCCGAAGAAGACGTCCTTCCAGGACCTGCGCCTGACGGCCGGAACGGCGCCCTCGGGTCGCATCGAGGCGGACATCAACGAGGCCCTCAACGACACGGTGCAGGTGCGCGTGAGCGCCACCGGCCAGCTGGCGGACGTGGCGGGCCGCGACGTGGTGCAGGAGAACCGGGCGGGCATCTCCCCGTCGGTGCGCGTCGCGCTGAGCGAGAAGGCGTCCCTGGAGCTGGACTACTTCTACCAGCGTGAGCACAGCATCCCGGACTACGGCCACCCGTACTTCAACGGGGCGCCCGTCTCCACCAGCCTGGATGTGCCGCGCAGCGCCTGGTACGGCGTGGAGGGCTCCGACCGGGAGCGCGTGAACGTCCACATCGGCACGGGCCGGTTCCTCTACCTGTTCGGCGGGGGCTCGCAGCTCACCAATACGCTGCGCTACGGCGGCGTGGATCGCTTCTCCCGGCCCACCTCGCCGCGCGGCCTCACGCCCGCGAACGCCCCCACGACCATCGGCCGCGAGCGCTACGAGACGTCGACGGACAACACGTACCTGGCCAACCAGACGGACCTGCGCGGCGTCTTCCAGACCGGCTTCCTCAAGCACACCGCCAACGTGGGCCTGGAGCTGACGCGGGAGTTCCGCGACCAGTACCGCAACAACCTGCGCGCCACCGGGCTGCCCACCGGGCCGAACGTCCCCGCGGACCTCTATGATCCGGATCCGCGGCCGGACCTGTCCGCCGTGTCGACCACGTTCAGCTCGTCCAGCAAGACGCGGCAGTGGACGGTGGGCGCGTACGCCGCGGATCAGATCGAGCTGTCGCGCTTCTTCGAAGTGCTGGGCTCGCTGCGCTACGACATCTTCCGCACCGACTACACGTCGGTGAACGCCGCGCAGGAGTCCACGCGGCTGGAGAACAAGGACCACCTGTTCAACTGGCGCGTCGGCGCGGTGGCGCACCCGGCGGAGAAGACGAGCATCTACGCGATGTACGGCACGTCCTCCAACCCGTCCGCGGAGGTGGGGACGCTCAGCTCGGGCCAGGAGCGCCTGGACCCGGAGAAGAACGAGACCTTCGAGCTGGGCGCCAAGGCGGATGTCGTCGCCGAGCGGCTGTCGGTGAGCGCGTCGATCTTCCGCACCGACAAGAAGAACGCCCGCGTGGCGAACCCCGACCCCACCGGCCCCGCCACCATCCTGGAGGGCGCGCAGCGGGTGCAGGGCTTCAACGCGGGCATCGCGGGCACGGTGCTGCCGCGCTGGAACGTGTTCGCCAACTACACGTTCCTCGACTCGGAGATCCGCGACAACCCCAACGCCTTCCTGGTGGGACAGCGGCTGCCCAGCACCCCGAAGCACAGCGTGTCGCTGTGGACGACCTACGGCATCACGGACGCGCTCACCGTTGGCGGCGGCGCCGTCTACCAGGACGTCACCGCGGTGAACAACCCGGCCAACGAGACCGCGGTGCTCAACAAGGTGCCCAACTTCTGGCGCTTCGACGCGTTCGCCAGCTACGCGTTCACGAAGGTGGACGTGCAGCTCAACGTCTACAACCTCACGGACGCGCTCTACTACGACGCCTACTACTCCGCACAGGCCACCCCGGCGGACGCCCGCTCGGCGCTGCTGTCCGCGCGCGTGCGATTCTAG
- a CDS encoding cation:proton antiporter domain-containing protein, whose product MHDAHAFLQALATVFCVAAVTTVLFQRLRQPVVLGYILAGFIIGPHVPIPLVADPGIVQTLSELGVILLMFSLGLEFSLRRLFQVGPTAGLTAVIQCSVMVWLGFITGRAFGWTMLESLFTGCCIAISSTTIIAKAFDEQNIRGALRSIVVGILIVEDLIAILLMAMLTAVSTGSGLSAGDLALTVGKLAAFLVGLVGIGLFVVPRVMRSITQLQRPETTLVASVGICFAIALLAQSFGYSVALGAFLAGSLVAESGEGKEIEHLVQPVRDLFGAVFFVSVGMLIDPALIREHWAAIAVLTAVVIVGKILSVALGAFFTGNGTRTSVQAGLSLSQIGEFSFIIAGLGLSLKATGAFLYPVAVAVSAITTLTTPWFIRASGPIANWVDRKLPAPLQTFASLYGSWVENLRTSPRQKTVGARVRRMALLMLLDAAFITIIVIGTSVLLPRVTAFIEERMGWGKALTPMIVIGLAVALALPFCVGIIRMGRRLGVVLAEGALPAAANGKVDLAAAPRRMLVVALQLASVFMVSVPVVAITQPFLPGVPGAVLLLVSLAVMGFAFWKSATHLQGHMRAGAQVIVEALAAQSHAKGGEDEESSDVLHGVRQLLPGIGEPESVALGEASAAVGRTLAELNLRGMTGATVLAIRRGTEGVLVPSAQEVLRAGDILALAGTHEAIDAAKGVLG is encoded by the coding sequence ATGCACGACGCCCACGCGTTCCTCCAAGCCCTCGCCACCGTCTTCTGTGTCGCGGCGGTCACCACGGTCCTCTTCCAGCGCCTGCGCCAACCCGTGGTGTTGGGCTACATCCTCGCGGGCTTCATCATCGGACCGCACGTGCCCATCCCGCTGGTCGCGGACCCAGGCATCGTGCAGACGTTGTCGGAGCTGGGCGTCATCCTGCTGATGTTCTCGCTGGGGCTGGAGTTCAGCCTGCGCCGGCTCTTCCAGGTGGGGCCCACCGCGGGGCTCACCGCCGTCATCCAGTGCAGCGTGATGGTGTGGCTGGGGTTCATCACCGGCCGCGCCTTCGGCTGGACGATGCTGGAGAGCCTGTTCACGGGCTGCTGCATCGCCATCTCCAGCACCACCATCATCGCGAAGGCGTTCGACGAGCAGAACATCCGGGGCGCGCTCCGGAGCATCGTGGTGGGCATCCTCATCGTGGAGGACCTCATCGCCATCCTGCTGATGGCCATGCTCACCGCGGTGTCCACCGGCTCCGGACTGTCCGCGGGCGACCTGGCGCTGACCGTGGGCAAGCTGGCCGCGTTCCTCGTGGGGCTCGTCGGCATCGGGCTGTTCGTGGTGCCTCGGGTGATGCGCTCCATCACCCAGCTCCAGCGGCCGGAGACGACGCTCGTCGCCAGCGTGGGCATCTGCTTCGCCATCGCGCTGCTGGCGCAGTCATTCGGCTATTCGGTGGCGCTGGGCGCGTTCCTCGCGGGCTCGCTGGTGGCGGAGTCCGGTGAGGGCAAGGAGATTGAGCACCTGGTGCAGCCGGTTCGCGACCTGTTCGGCGCGGTGTTCTTCGTGTCGGTGGGCATGCTCATCGACCCGGCACTCATCCGGGAGCACTGGGCGGCCATCGCGGTCCTCACCGCCGTGGTCATCGTGGGGAAGATCCTCAGCGTGGCGCTGGGGGCGTTCTTCACGGGCAACGGCACGCGCACGTCGGTGCAGGCGGGCCTGAGCCTGTCGCAGATTGGCGAGTTCTCCTTCATCATCGCGGGGCTGGGCCTCTCGCTGAAGGCGACCGGGGCCTTCCTCTACCCCGTGGCGGTGGCGGTGTCGGCCATCACCACGCTGACGACGCCGTGGTTCATCCGCGCGTCGGGCCCCATCGCCAACTGGGTGGACCGCAAGCTGCCAGCGCCGTTGCAGACGTTCGCGTCGCTGTACGGCAGCTGGGTGGAGAACCTGCGCACCTCGCCGCGCCAGAAGACGGTGGGCGCGCGCGTGCGGCGCATGGCCCTGTTGATGCTGCTGGACGCGGCGTTCATCACCATCATCGTGATCGGCACGTCGGTGCTGTTGCCCCGGGTGACGGCGTTCATCGAGGAGCGCATGGGCTGGGGCAAGGCGCTGACGCCGATGATCGTCATCGGGCTGGCCGTGGCGCTGGCCCTGCCCTTCTGCGTGGGCATCATCCGGATGGGGCGGCGGCTGGGCGTCGTGCTCGCGGAGGGCGCGCTCCCGGCGGCCGCGAACGGCAAGGTGGACCTGGCGGCGGCGCCGCGCCGCATGCTGGTGGTGGCGCTACAGCTGGCGAGCGTCTTCATGGTGAGCGTGCCGGTGGTGGCCATCACCCAGCCGTTCCTCCCGGGCGTGCCGGGCGCGGTGCTGCTGCTGGTGTCCCTGGCCGTGATGGGCTTCGCCTTCTGGAAGAGCGCCACGCACCTGCAGGGGCACATGCGCGCGGGCGCCCAGGTCATCGTGGAGGCGCTGGCGGCCCAGTCGCACGCGAAGGGCGGCGAGGACGAGGAGTCCTCGGACGTGCTGCACGGCGTGCGTCAATTGCTGCCGGGCATCGGGGAGCCGGAGTCCGTGGCGCTCGGCGAAGCCAGCGCGGCGGTGGGCCGCACGCTGGCGGAGCTCAACCTGCGCGGCATGACGGGGGCCACGGTGCTGGCCATCCGCCGGGGCACCGAGGGCGTCCTGGTTCCCAGCGCGCAGGAGGTGCTGCGCGCGGGGGACATCCTGGCGCTCGCGGGGACGCACGAGGCCATCGACGCGGCGAAGGGCGTGCTGGGCTGA
- a CDS encoding Fe2+-dependent dioxygenase — MMVHIPQVLTPEQVSHCRAVFQKAAWEDGRATAGKQSAQVKKNLQLPEGSPAARELGDLVLAGLEQSPLFISAVLPQRVFPPLFNRYEPGMDFGSHVDNAIRPLAGTSLRIRTDVSATLFLSEPDSYDGGELVVEDTYGNHSAKLPAGDLIVYPSTSLHHVTPVTRGVRLASFFWVQSMVRDAGQRALLFDMDTSIMQLTREVPKSPALVMLTGVYHNLLRQWAEP, encoded by the coding sequence ATGATGGTGCACATCCCGCAGGTCCTCACGCCCGAGCAGGTGTCTCACTGCCGCGCCGTCTTCCAGAAGGCGGCGTGGGAGGACGGCCGCGCCACCGCCGGCAAGCAGTCCGCGCAGGTGAAGAAGAACCTCCAGCTTCCGGAAGGAAGCCCCGCGGCGCGGGAGCTGGGGGACCTGGTGCTGGCCGGGCTGGAGCAGAGCCCGCTCTTCATCTCCGCCGTGCTGCCCCAGCGCGTCTTCCCGCCGCTGTTCAACCGCTACGAGCCGGGCATGGACTTCGGCTCGCACGTGGACAACGCCATCCGGCCGCTGGCGGGCACCTCCCTGCGCATCCGCACGGACGTGTCCGCCACGCTCTTCCTCAGCGAGCCGGACAGCTACGACGGCGGGGAGCTGGTGGTGGAGGACACCTACGGCAACCACTCCGCGAAGCTGCCCGCGGGGGACCTCATCGTCTACCCGTCCACCAGCCTGCACCACGTCACCCCGGTGACGCGCGGCGTGCGGCTGGCGTCGTTCTTCTGGGTGCAGAGCATGGTGCGGGACGCGGGCCAGCGCGCGCTGCTCTTCGACATGGACACGTCCATCATGCAGCTCACCCGCGAGGTGCCGAAGAGCCCCGCGCTGGTGATGCTCACGGGCGTGTACCACAACCTCCTGCGCCAATGGGCGGAGCCCTGA
- a CDS encoding polymer-forming cytoskeletal protein, whose product MPLPFRVPEVSHMRRPMLPTLLLACSLAVPALAAEPAKAPAHRICINVKDGSKAVQGTNLVIEPGEKIKDAVAVDGDVIVKKGAVVDNDVAAVRGRVILEPGARVKGDVVSIGGEVRVPAGARVDGDVVALGGKLKLDKKEDVGGEQVNFSLVLNGEDLVKEFIGKALDKDQKCHILDDDDDKGDKDV is encoded by the coding sequence ATGCCGCTCCCCTTCCGCGTCCCGGAGGTCTCCCACATGCGCCGCCCGATGCTGCCGACCCTGCTCCTCGCCTGTTCGCTGGCCGTGCCCGCCCTGGCCGCGGAGCCCGCGAAGGCGCCTGCCCACCGCATCTGCATCAACGTCAAGGATGGGAGCAAGGCGGTCCAGGGCACGAACCTGGTCATCGAGCCCGGAGAGAAGATCAAGGACGCGGTCGCGGTGGACGGCGACGTCATCGTGAAGAAGGGCGCGGTGGTGGACAACGACGTGGCCGCCGTCCGGGGCCGCGTCATCCTGGAGCCCGGCGCGCGGGTGAAGGGCGACGTGGTGTCCATTGGCGGCGAGGTGCGGGTACCCGCGGGCGCGCGCGTGGACGGTGACGTGGTGGCGCTGGGGGGCAAGCTCAAGCTGGACAAGAAGGAGGACGTGGGCGGCGAGCAGGTCAACTTCTCCCTGGTGCTCAACGGCGAGGACCTGGTGAAGGAGTTCATCGGCAAGGCGCTCGACAAGGATCAGAAGTGCCACATCCTCGATGACGACGACGACAAGGGTGACAAGGACGTCTGA
- a CDS encoding PepSY-associated TM helix domain-containing protein, producing the protein MNPKLRSILFWIHLVSGLVVGLVVGVMSLTGVALAFESQIVDWADRDARHAAPPEPATPRLSLEELLAKVKEARPGAQPSAVTVYPEANSVVAVATGRNVAVYVHPYTGEVREQGAQGWRAFFQTMEDLHRWLATSGEQRAVGKGITGVSNLAFLLLGITGLFLWWPRKWTLRSMRPTLWFRQGLKGKARDFNWHNVIGFWSLPVLLVLTTSGAVISYKWASNLVFTLTGNPPPPAQGPIASPPVAVPTPAPDATPQGLDAQFAVVMNQVSPWETITLKLPTPPSGGPQGGRPEGAPRGEGRPEGAPRGEGGPRGEGRPEGRGGAGKGAPQASAFTVREQDRWPLFSSKTVSLDPYTAQPLRTETYADFNSGRKVRTWLRFLHTGEALGWVGQLVAALASFGAVFLVYTGYALSWRRFVPRRRAQVATPTVAVPAPEESKTHAA; encoded by the coding sequence ATGAATCCCAAGCTCCGCTCGATTCTCTTCTGGATCCACCTGGTGTCCGGGCTCGTTGTCGGGCTCGTCGTCGGGGTGATGTCCCTCACCGGCGTGGCGCTCGCGTTCGAGTCGCAGATCGTCGACTGGGCGGACCGCGACGCCCGCCACGCCGCCCCGCCCGAGCCGGCGACTCCCCGCCTGTCTCTGGAGGAGCTGCTCGCGAAGGTGAAAGAGGCCCGGCCCGGAGCGCAGCCTTCCGCGGTGACGGTCTACCCGGAGGCGAACAGCGTGGTGGCGGTGGCCACGGGCCGCAACGTCGCCGTCTACGTCCACCCCTACACCGGCGAGGTGCGCGAACAGGGTGCGCAGGGCTGGCGCGCGTTCTTCCAGACGATGGAGGACCTGCACCGCTGGCTCGCGACCTCTGGCGAGCAGCGCGCCGTGGGCAAGGGCATCACCGGCGTGAGCAACCTGGCCTTCCTGCTGCTGGGCATCACGGGGCTGTTCCTGTGGTGGCCGCGCAAGTGGACGCTGCGCTCCATGCGACCCACGCTGTGGTTCCGCCAGGGGCTCAAGGGCAAGGCGCGCGACTTCAACTGGCACAACGTCATCGGCTTCTGGTCGTTGCCGGTGCTGCTGGTGCTGACCACTTCCGGCGCGGTGATTTCCTACAAGTGGGCCTCGAACCTCGTCTTCACGCTCACCGGCAACCCGCCGCCGCCCGCGCAGGGGCCCATCGCCTCGCCGCCCGTGGCGGTGCCCACGCCCGCGCCGGATGCCACGCCCCAAGGCCTGGATGCCCAGTTCGCGGTGGTGATGAACCAGGTGAGCCCCTGGGAGACCATCACCTTGAAGCTGCCCACGCCGCCCAGCGGTGGGCCCCAGGGCGGCCGTCCCGAAGGCGCACCGCGAGGCGAGGGTCGCCCCGAAGGCGCACCGCGAGGCGAGGGGGGACCGCGAGGCGAGGGCCGTCCCGAAGGACGCGGCGGAGCAGGGAAGGGCGCCCCTCAGGCCAGCGCCTTCACCGTCCGCGAGCAGGACCGGTGGCCGCTCTTCTCCTCCAAGACGGTGTCGCTGGATCCCTACACGGCGCAGCCGCTGCGGACGGAGACGTACGCCGACTTCAACAGCGGTCGCAAGGTGCGCACGTGGCTGCGCTTCCTGCACACGGGCGAGGCGCTGGGGTGGGTGGGCCAGCTCGTCGCCGCGCTCGCGTCGTTCGGCGCGGTCTTCCTCGTCTACACCGGCTATGCGCTGTCCTGGCGCCGCTTCGTCCCGCGCCGCCGCGCCCAGGTGGCCACCCCCACCGTCGCGGTGCCCGCGCCAGAGGAGTCCAAGACACACGCCGCATGA
- a CDS encoding trypsin-like serine peptidase: MVAKKLVGAMLVMGLTACGSMEPLDVPNAEPKGPLASQESTVIVGSLNWVSATSLTGTQRAKSLPVGYLSIPAAGTRCTAWLVSNDVVITNNHCIGSSADAVGARVSFNYEDGVASASRVWYPCATFIKTWSGDDMTALRCSAVDGQLPGQVYGFLTVSSTNAATSSTVYVINQNCDYYTDSTCVPTKKSSPGKVLNGNYSTTDISYDADTLGGSSGSPVLSTSTNQVVALHHIGIGGNSQGRGTANTGVKATRVKARLAEIGL, translated from the coding sequence ATGGTCGCGAAGAAGCTCGTGGGTGCGATGCTGGTGATGGGCCTGACGGCGTGTGGTTCCATGGAGCCCCTGGACGTGCCGAACGCGGAGCCGAAGGGCCCGCTGGCGTCGCAGGAGTCGACCGTCATCGTCGGGTCGCTGAACTGGGTGAGCGCCACGTCCCTCACGGGCACGCAGCGCGCGAAGTCCCTGCCGGTGGGCTACCTCTCCATCCCCGCGGCGGGCACCCGCTGCACGGCGTGGCTCGTGTCCAACGACGTGGTCATCACCAACAACCACTGCATCGGCAGCAGCGCGGACGCGGTGGGCGCCCGGGTGTCGTTCAACTACGAGGACGGCGTCGCGTCCGCCTCGCGCGTCTGGTACCCGTGCGCCACGTTCATCAAGACGTGGAGCGGCGATGACATGACCGCGCTGCGCTGCTCGGCCGTCGACGGCCAGCTGCCCGGCCAGGTGTACGGCTTCCTCACCGTCTCCAGCACCAACGCGGCGACGAGCAGCACCGTGTACGTCATCAACCAGAACTGCGACTACTACACGGACAGCACCTGCGTGCCGACGAAGAAGTCCTCGCCGGGCAAGGTGCTCAACGGCAACTACAGCACCACGGACATCTCCTACGACGCGGACACGCTGGGCGGCTCGTCCGGCTCGCCCGTCCTCTCCACGTCCACGAACCAGGTGGTGGCGCTGCACCACATTGGCATCGGCGGCAATTCGCAGGGCCGCGGCACGGCCAACACCGGCGTGAAGGCCACGCGCGTGAAGGCCCGCCTCGCGGAGATCGGCCTGTAG
- a CDS encoding universal stress protein produces MAGPSRILVPVDLKDGSRSIVDYALQLARPFGATVDIIHAWEPPQYVAPDLLVASPGWDANALESMARDTAGKELEALLRAVDGSAPVALAHRVVIGEAGNVVLEEAERGKYDLIVMGTHQRKGLTRMLLGSVAQKVVGRAVCPVLTLHVTPR; encoded by the coding sequence ATGGCTGGCCCGTCACGCATCCTCGTGCCCGTGGACCTGAAGGACGGGTCCCGTTCCATCGTGGACTACGCGCTCCAACTCGCCCGGCCCTTCGGGGCGACGGTGGACATCATCCACGCGTGGGAGCCGCCGCAGTACGTGGCGCCCGACCTGCTGGTGGCCTCGCCCGGCTGGGACGCGAACGCGCTGGAGTCGATGGCGCGCGACACCGCGGGCAAGGAGCTGGAGGCGCTGCTGCGCGCGGTGGACGGCAGCGCGCCGGTGGCGCTGGCCCACCGGGTGGTGATTGGCGAGGCGGGCAACGTGGTGCTGGAGGAGGCCGAGCGCGGGAAGTACGACCTCATCGTGATGGGTACCCACCAGCGCAAGGGCCTCACCCGCATGCTGCTGGGCAGCGTGGCGCAGAAGGTGGTGGGCCGCGCGGTGTGCCCGGTGCTCACCCTGCACGTCACGCCGCGGTAG
- a CDS encoding TonB family protein: MRTILNFDEDLGATPPPPPSRTARVDAMRRPPGLFQSVDATAEGAWGRWSGAMVGATAAHVVAVLVGVTIVSSTPTVVKPPEPELVLMAYAPPPPPLGGGTQAKEPPSKAVKPVAHKPRPKPQELVVPAKVPEPVQEKPAPVEEAPATEVTTAASQAPAGPGVPDGAVGGVVGGVVGGLVGGRVGGQGSAPPIYSPREVMKLPVLLSGKPEYPRRAREDGITGVVMVMVVIGVDGAVEQGSPRIQRSVPGLDEAALESVAQWRFSPALGHDGGPVRVKVVIPVKFALR; the protein is encoded by the coding sequence ATGAGAACCATTCTCAACTTCGACGAGGACCTGGGCGCGACTCCGCCGCCGCCGCCGTCCAGGACGGCGCGTGTTGATGCGATGCGCCGTCCTCCCGGGCTCTTCCAGTCCGTGGACGCCACGGCGGAGGGCGCGTGGGGCCGGTGGAGCGGGGCGATGGTAGGGGCCACCGCGGCGCACGTGGTGGCCGTGCTGGTCGGAGTGACGATCGTGAGCAGCACGCCGACGGTGGTGAAGCCGCCGGAGCCGGAGCTGGTGCTGATGGCGTACGCGCCACCGCCGCCTCCGCTGGGCGGTGGCACGCAGGCGAAGGAGCCCCCCTCGAAGGCCGTGAAGCCGGTGGCGCACAAGCCTCGCCCGAAGCCCCAGGAGCTGGTGGTTCCCGCGAAGGTGCCGGAGCCGGTGCAGGAGAAGCCCGCGCCGGTGGAGGAGGCCCCGGCCACGGAGGTGACCACGGCCGCGTCGCAGGCGCCCGCGGGCCCGGGCGTGCCGGACGGCGCGGTGGGCGGGGTCGTCGGTGGCGTGGTGGGCGGGCTGGTGGGTGGCAGGGTGGGCGGGCAGGGCTCGGCGCCGCCCATCTATTCGCCGCGCGAGGTGATGAAGCTGCCGGTGCTGTTGTCCGGCAAGCCGGAGTATCCGCGCCGCGCGCGCGAGGACGGCATCACCGGCGTGGTGATGGTGATGGTGGTGATTGGCGTGGACGGCGCGGTGGAGCAGGGCTCGCCGCGCATCCAGCGCTCGGTGCCGGGGTTGGATGAGGCCGCGCTCGAGTCCGTGGCGCAGTGGCGCTTCTCCCCGGCCCTGGGACACGACGGCGGCCCGGTGCGCGTCAAGGTCGTGATCCCCGTGAAGTTCGCCCTGAGGTAG
- a CDS encoding SDR family NAD(P)-dependent oxidoreductase: MRPPIDNGTVLIIGAAGGIGRELARLLSPRVRTLVLVGRDVEDLGALRDELLARNPTLGVMLQACRLDDPRAVDALFEHLEQHFIRVDVLINNADYASSGLYVDERWKRIEELVQANVLAPAMLTHRLLGPMLERGRGGILTIGSGAARLFLPGAVAFAATQRFLDGFSESLRLELKDAGIPVTFVAPGPLALGPHLEGELPPFFELSLHQCAREALAGFERGEALVYPGLGHRWVMRLLRLLPRSFKRGLGRLALGGLRRRLLLNPSEPGKGAPPRPVLLAGGEPSSAT, encoded by the coding sequence ATGCGCCCTCCCATCGACAACGGTACCGTGCTCATCATCGGCGCTGCTGGCGGCATCGGCCGCGAGCTTGCCCGGCTGCTCTCTCCCCGCGTCCGGACGTTGGTGCTCGTCGGGCGCGACGTGGAGGACCTGGGCGCACTGCGCGACGAGCTGCTTGCCCGCAACCCCACCCTGGGGGTGATGCTCCAGGCCTGCCGGCTGGATGATCCGCGCGCCGTGGACGCGCTGTTCGAACACCTGGAGCAGCACTTCATCCGCGTGGACGTGCTCATCAACAACGCGGACTACGCCTCCAGCGGGCTGTACGTGGACGAGCGCTGGAAGCGCATCGAGGAGCTGGTGCAGGCGAACGTCCTGGCCCCCGCGATGCTCACGCACCGCCTGCTGGGCCCCATGCTCGAGCGGGGGCGGGGCGGAATCCTCACCATCGGCTCGGGTGCGGCGCGGCTGTTCCTGCCGGGCGCGGTGGCGTTCGCCGCCACGCAGCGCTTCCTGGACGGCTTCAGCGAATCGCTGCGCCTGGAGCTGAAGGACGCGGGCATCCCCGTCACCTTCGTGGCCCCGGGCCCGCTGGCGCTGGGGCCGCACCTGGAGGGCGAGCTGCCGCCGTTCTTCGAGTTGTCGCTGCACCAGTGCGCCCGCGAGGCCCTGGCGGGCTTCGAGCGGGGCGAGGCGCTGGTGTACCCGGGCCTGGGCCACCGGTGGGTGATGCGGCTGTTGCGCCTGCTGCCGCGCTCCTTCAAGCGCGGCCTGGGGCGGCTGGCCCTGGGCGGCCTGCGGCGCAGGCTGCTGCTGAATCCTTCCGAGCCCGGCAAGGGCGCGCCCCCGCGGCCGGTGCTGCTGGCCGGGGGGGAGCCCTCGTCGGCGACGTGA